One uncultured Caproiciproducens sp. DNA segment encodes these proteins:
- a CDS encoding DNA mismatch repair protein MutS yields the protein MTFRSILFEKMDDCTEIETEEEPACFTDLNLDQIVASVTAGKDEYNLKPFFYVSLKDVDTIKYRQEIMKELENIALFEYVKVFAQEMHNVRSHLALADKLYYHYNKQGWFLVAAGIYCGAVNGLARDLFLVDLKSRGFLAFREYINDYIKSDSFTTLMSETEKLEEELSTVKYCLLIKGNCVKVRKYESEIDYSIDVEKTFEKFKQGEVNDYRIKFLADKGMHEVESKALDLVAKLYPKIFMHLDNFCSQRNNFIDSKIKHFDREIQFYISYLEYISTFKNIGLKFCYPTVSEQCKEIYDNEGFDLALANKLISQKSAVVCNDFYLKDKERIIVISGPNQGGKTTFARAFGQLHYLAGLGCPVPGSDARLFLFDRIYTHFEREEDIKNLSGKLQDDLIRIHDILNQATPKSIIIMNEIFSSTTLKDAILLGRKVIEKIMELDTLCVCVTFVDELASLGEKTVSMASTIVPKNPAQRTYKIVRKPADGLAYALSIAEKYQLTYVCIKGRIKS from the coding sequence ATGACTTTTCGCAGTATTCTGTTTGAAAAAATGGATGATTGTACTGAAATAGAAACAGAGGAGGAACCTGCCTGTTTTACTGATCTGAATCTTGACCAAATTGTGGCCTCTGTCACTGCCGGCAAGGATGAATATAACTTGAAACCATTCTTTTATGTTTCCCTAAAAGATGTGGATACGATCAAATACCGTCAGGAGATCATGAAGGAGCTTGAAAACATAGCTTTATTTGAGTATGTCAAAGTTTTTGCGCAGGAAATGCACAATGTGCGCTCACATCTTGCATTGGCAGATAAGCTCTATTATCATTATAACAAGCAAGGTTGGTTTTTGGTCGCGGCTGGTATTTATTGCGGCGCAGTCAATGGCCTGGCCCGCGATTTATTTTTGGTGGACCTAAAATCGCGCGGCTTTTTAGCTTTTCGTGAATATATAAATGATTATATTAAGTCAGATTCCTTTACAACCCTTATGTCTGAAACGGAAAAACTGGAAGAGGAGCTGTCCACCGTAAAATATTGTTTGCTCATTAAGGGCAATTGTGTCAAAGTCCGTAAATATGAATCTGAAATCGATTACAGCATAGATGTAGAAAAAACGTTTGAAAAATTCAAACAGGGAGAAGTAAACGATTACCGGATTAAGTTTTTGGCGGATAAAGGAATGCATGAAGTTGAGTCAAAGGCATTGGATTTAGTTGCCAAATTATATCCTAAAATTTTTATGCATCTTGATAATTTTTGCTCGCAGAGGAATAATTTTATTGACAGTAAAATAAAACATTTTGACCGTGAAATACAATTTTACATTTCCTATTTAGAATATATATCTACATTTAAAAACATTGGATTAAAGTTTTGTTATCCCACCGTCTCTGAACAATGCAAGGAAATTTACGATAATGAAGGGTTTGACCTGGCTCTTGCAAATAAGCTGATTTCTCAAAAATCGGCTGTCGTGTGCAATGATTTTTATTTGAAAGACAAGGAACGTATTATTGTTATATCCGGCCCAAATCAGGGCGGTAAGACAACTTTTGCCCGCGCTTTCGGGCAGTTGCATTATCTTGCAGGACTCGGTTGCCCTGTACCGGGCAGTGACGCCCGACTATTTCTGTTTGACAGAATCTATACCCATTTTGAAAGGGAAGAAGATATTAAAAACCTGAGCGGTAAGCTGCAGGACGACCTGATCCGGATTCATGACATTCTGAATCAGGCAACCCCGAAGAGTATCATCATTATGAATGAAATTTTCTCTTCCACGACTTTAAAGGACGCCATACTTTTAGGAAGAAAGGTAATTGAAAAAATAATGGAACTGGATACCTTGTGTGTCTGTGTCACTTTTGTTGACGAATTGGCTTCATTAGGTGAAAAGACCGTTAGCATGGCCAGCACGATTGTTCCGAAGAACCCGGCGCAAAGAACCTACAAAATTGTAAGAAAACCTGCCGATGGGCTTGCATACGCACTATCTATTGCCGAAAAATATCAGCTTACCTATGTTTGCATAAAGGGGCGTATCAAATCATGA
- a CDS encoding DNA mismatch repair protein MutS encodes MKVFLMYRDRDFDLNQELPPGEQALTQDLELNTLLETMALEDNFLLQVAKEALLTSLNNSDTILYRQDILKDCIKNTSVIRKLYDIAVQSLESKKGLYWSMFSHSPDSILYGSVEIMQILMETLKKLKNIADEHADQFESQGFKRFFAMIHEELNDEYLESIRNHLKDLKFSDGVLISAELANGNKGTNYILRKSPEQKQSWVKRMFSQKVPEYAFFIAERDESGMKALSQIRDRGVNLVANALAQSVDHITSFFNMLRTELAFYVGCLNLYDQLTQMVEPVSFPIPAAPKERRHSFKGLYDACLALTLKQKVVGNDINADSKDIMIITGANQGGKSTFLRSVGLAQLMMQCGMFVPAESFCANICDGIFTHYRREEDSAMNSGKLDEELSRMSGIVDNLSPNAIVLFNESFAATNEREGSEIARQIICALLEKQIKIVFVTHLYEFAHSLFDKNLDNAIFLRAGRQHDGKRTFELAQGEPLKTSFGEDLYQKIFEETI; translated from the coding sequence ATGAAAGTTTTCCTGATGTATCGTGATCGTGACTTTGACTTAAATCAAGAGCTGCCGCCCGGTGAACAAGCATTGACACAGGACTTGGAGTTAAACACACTTTTGGAAACCATGGCACTGGAAGATAACTTTTTGCTCCAAGTCGCAAAGGAAGCTCTTTTGACAAGTTTAAATAATTCCGATACCATTTTATACCGTCAAGATATTCTAAAGGATTGCATAAAAAACACTTCCGTCATAAGGAAACTCTATGATATTGCGGTACAGTCCCTTGAAAGCAAAAAAGGGCTTTACTGGAGCATGTTCAGCCATTCTCCCGATTCAATTCTGTATGGTTCGGTTGAAATCATGCAAATCCTTATGGAGACGCTTAAAAAATTGAAGAATATCGCCGACGAGCACGCTGATCAATTCGAATCACAAGGATTCAAAAGGTTTTTCGCAATGATTCATGAGGAATTGAACGACGAGTATTTAGAAAGCATCCGGAATCACCTGAAGGATTTAAAATTCAGTGACGGAGTTTTAATCAGCGCCGAGCTGGCAAACGGCAATAAAGGTACGAACTATATTCTGCGCAAGTCTCCGGAGCAAAAACAAAGCTGGGTCAAACGAATGTTTTCTCAAAAAGTGCCGGAGTACGCCTTCTTCATTGCTGAACGCGATGAAAGCGGTATGAAGGCGTTGTCGCAAATCAGAGACAGGGGTGTCAATCTTGTTGCAAATGCTCTCGCTCAATCTGTTGATCATATCACCAGCTTTTTCAACATGCTGCGCACGGAACTTGCTTTTTATGTTGGATGTCTAAATTTATACGACCAGCTGACGCAAATGGTGGAACCGGTATCTTTTCCCATACCGGCTGCGCCCAAGGAGCGAAGACATTCTTTTAAAGGGCTTTATGATGCTTGTCTTGCTTTGACCTTAAAACAAAAAGTTGTGGGGAACGATATCAATGCCGACAGCAAAGATATCATGATCATTACAGGCGCCAATCAGGGCGGTAAATCGACTTTTTTACGAAGCGTCGGGCTTGCTCAACTGATGATGCAATGCGGTATGTTTGTTCCCGCCGAGTCGTTTTGCGCCAACATATGCGACGGTATCTTCACGCACTACAGGAGAGAGGAAGATTCCGCTATGAACAGTGGAAAGCTGGATGAAGAACTAAGCAGAATGAGTGGCATCGTGGACAACTTATCACCAAATGCAATCGTATTATTCAATGAATCATTCGCTGCAACAAATGAAAGAGAAGGTTCAGAAATAGCAAGACAAATTATTTGTGCCTTGTTGGAAAAACAAATCAAAATTGTATTTGTAACACATTTATACGAATTTGCGCACAGTTTATTCGATAAAAACTTGGACAATGCCATTTTTCTAAGAGCCGGAAGGCAGCACGATGGAAAACGTACTTTTGAATTGGCACAGGGAGAGCCTTTGAAAACAAGTTTTGGTGAAGATCTATATCAGAAAATATTTGAAGAAACAATATAG
- a CDS encoding universal stress protein, with protein MRKVLLPIDGTVRSLKAVELTKSLYTPENVTIVLLMVREDAETMYSEEELEKSKAQLKSTLDAVAEQLPNYTVRKQVVFGRAGDQILECAEQDEIDIIVMTKSTKTGWSQKIGSVATYVVKYAKCIVMIVPENIPSEKSAGNVLKCRHMDDIVTLSGQMSFKPSSCLLPVQAGKCVYKITVLEGKLRLNHSAYDPDGGTWSAPLQNDQPEHYDLKKGEEREIRLEADIGFDQLDQIEVVNPSMTSMLKFHYVARFESVDE; from the coding sequence ATGAGAAAAGTTTTACTGCCGATTGACGGGACGGTGCGAAGTTTAAAAGCGGTTGAATTAACAAAGTCACTTTATACTCCGGAAAATGTGACCATCGTGCTTCTTATGGTTCGTGAAGATGCGGAAACAATGTATTCCGAAGAGGAATTGGAAAAATCCAAAGCGCAGTTGAAATCTACATTGGATGCAGTAGCTGAACAATTACCAAACTATACTGTTCGAAAACAAGTCGTTTTCGGGCGCGCAGGTGATCAAATTCTTGAATGTGCGGAGCAGGATGAAATTGATATTATCGTGATGACAAAATCCACAAAGACCGGTTGGTCCCAAAAAATCGGTTCGGTCGCAACATATGTTGTAAAATACGCAAAATGCATTGTAATGATTGTTCCGGAAAATATACCCAGTGAGAAATCGGCTGGAAATGTACTAAAATGCAGGCATATGGATGATATTGTTACGCTTAGCGGTCAAATGAGCTTTAAGCCCAGTTCCTGTCTGCTTCCGGTACAGGCGGGGAAATGTGTGTATAAAATCACAGTGTTAGAGGGTAAATTGCGCCTGAACCACAGTGCTTATGACCCGGACGGAGGCACATGGTCTGCTCCGCTGCAAAACGATCAGCCCGAACATTACGACCTGAAAAAGGGTGAAGAAAGAGAAATCCGGCTGGAGGCGGACATCGGATTCGATCAACTCGACCAAATCGAGGTTGTTAACCCAAGCATGACGTCTATGCTGAAATTCCACTATGTTGCTCGATTTGAAAGTGTTGATGAGTAA